One Dehalococcoidales bacterium genomic region harbors:
- the metG gene encoding methionine--tRNA ligase yields the protein MSEKIFIGVAWPYANGPLHLGHIAGAYLPADIFARYHRAKGNEVLMVSGSDQHGTPITIKAEQEGKKPAEVAAFYHRSFLDSWSKLGISFDLFTSTSTANHAEVTRDIFLKLLERGYIYKDTTSQAFCPQCRRFLPDRYVEGTCPYCASPRARGDQCDQCGKPMNTAELINPHCRVCGSTPEFRETEHFFLRLSSFSDCLSAWAEKQSQWRPNVFMLTQRYLKEGLRDRAITRDIDWGVPVPVAGFENKRIYVWFEAVIGYLSATREWAKSGGDDERWRSFWQHDEAKSYYFIGKDNIPFHTLIWPAMLMGYGDLNLPYDIPANEFLTIEGRKLSTSQNWAVWLPDYLSRYDPDPLRYLLSINMPETSDTDFSWREFIRRNNDELVATYGNLVNRVLTLTYRNFDGCVPAPAELDSSSRALLDKAIDTPRSVDALLSRCSFREAIRTAMSLAHDANRYLDQKSPWKIIKEDRQAAADSLYVALCAISCLKTVLYPFLPFSSQKVHEYLGFEGKVEDYGWQPTVPEPGQKLRESKPLFTKLDGAVAEAETSRLGQV from the coding sequence ATGAGTGAGAAAATTTTCATCGGGGTAGCCTGGCCTTACGCTAACGGGCCGCTGCATTTAGGCCACATCGCCGGGGCTTATCTACCGGCGGATATATTCGCCCGCTATCACCGCGCCAAAGGCAATGAAGTATTGATGGTGTCCGGTTCTGACCAGCACGGCACACCAATAACCATTAAGGCGGAACAGGAGGGGAAGAAACCGGCCGAGGTTGCGGCATTTTATCACCGGTCTTTCCTTGATTCGTGGTCGAAACTGGGTATTTCCTTCGATCTGTTCACCAGCACCAGCACCGCCAACCATGCTGAAGTAACCCGGGATATCTTTCTGAAACTGCTGGAACGGGGTTATATCTACAAAGATACCACGTCACAAGCCTTCTGTCCTCAATGCCGGCGTTTCTTGCCCGACCGCTATGTCGAGGGCACCTGCCCGTACTGCGCCTCTCCCCGCGCCCGTGGTGACCAGTGTGATCAATGCGGCAAGCCGATGAACACCGCTGAACTGATTAACCCGCACTGCCGCGTCTGCGGCAGTACCCCTGAGTTCAGGGAGACCGAGCACTTCTTTCTAAGGCTGAGCTCTTTCAGCGACTGTCTCTCGGCGTGGGCGGAAAAGCAAAGTCAGTGGCGTCCTAATGTCTTTATGCTCACCCAGCGCTACCTGAAAGAGGGACTCCGGGATAGAGCCATTACCCGTGATATTGACTGGGGAGTACCGGTACCGGTAGCCGGATTTGAGAACAAACGTATCTACGTCTGGTTTGAGGCGGTCATTGGCTATCTTTCCGCCACCAGAGAATGGGCTAAATCCGGCGGAGATGATGAGCGGTGGCGCTCCTTCTGGCAACATGATGAGGCCAAGAGCTACTATTTCATCGGCAAGGACAACATTCCCTTCCATACCCTTATCTGGCCGGCAATGCTGATGGGCTATGGCGACCTGAACCTGCCCTATGATATCCCGGCTAACGAATTCCTGACCATCGAGGGCAGGAAACTATCCACCAGTCAGAACTGGGCGGTCTGGCTGCCTGATTATCTTTCACGGTATGACCCGGACCCGCTGCGTTACCTGCTCTCAATTAACATGCCGGAAACGAGTGACACCGATTTCTCCTGGCGCGAGTTCATCCGCCGCAATAATGACGAACTGGTAGCTACCTACGGTAACCTGGTCAACCGGGTGCTTACCTTAACATATCGCAACTTCGATGGCTGCGTGCCGGCGCCGGCGGAGCTGGACAGCAGTTCACGGGCACTGCTCGATAAGGCCATCGATACCCCGCGCAGCGTGGACGCGCTTCTATCCCGCTGCTCTTTCCGGGAAGCGATCAGAACGGCGATGTCCCTGGCCCATGACGCTAACCGCTATCTGGATCAGAAATCTCCCTGGAAGATAATAAAAGAGGACCGGCAGGCGGCTGCCGATTCCCTTTATGTAGCTCTTTGCGCAATATCCTGCCTTAAAACAGTGCTCTATCCCTTCCTGCCCTTTAGCTCCCAGAAAGTGCACGAGTATCTTGGCTTTGAGGGCAAGGTTGAAGATTATGGCTGGCAGCCAACTGTGCCGGAACCGGGGCAGAAGCTGCGGGAATCCAAGCCCCTCTTTACCAAGCTGGATGGAGCGGTAGCTGAAGCAGAGACCAGCCGTCTGGGGCAGGTTTAG
- the ftsH gene encoding ATP-dependent zinc metalloprotease FtsH yields MSSTWKRSGLLYIAILLAGVALATVLFSPTQEPAKIPLSEVASMSRSNQIERIVVEDEWLTITTTDGTELKSFKGDTSLFEITGLNLEGVEFVIEPGGIDWGSMLLGFLPLLLFGGLLFFIFFRARGANNQALNFGRSRARLFSQDKPTVTFDDVAGVDEAKQELYEVVEFLKSREKFQSLGARIPKGVLLVGPPGTGKTLLARAVAGEAGVSFFSISGSEFVEMFVGVGASRVRDLFDQAKRSAPCIVFVDEIDAVGRQRGAGLGGSHDEREQTLNQILTEMDGFDTNTSVIVLAATNRPDILDPALLRPGRFDRRVVLDRPDIVGRTAILKVHSKGKPFDSGVDLEMLAKQTAGFSGADLANLVNEAAILAARRGEKSIGMRELEESIDRVIAGPERKSKKISAREKEITAYHEAGHALVARTLPNADPVRKVTIIPRGMAGGYTRFLEEDRSMYTRSQLKDTLATLMGGHAAEEMIFNERTTGPHSDIKRATDYARKMVVDFGMSDKLGPRTYGDKQEMVFLGREIAEQRDYSERFALEIDREVNKIIDEAYQTAKRILAENRTKLVQIADKLIAQETLEGKDLDELLGDVQPKPAPKVTPSPTPVPVEPEVEANPVSKPASRKPRAIPELMPKQTPTPSD; encoded by the coding sequence ATGTCATCAACCTGGAAACGTAGCGGATTACTATACATTGCTATTTTGCTGGCCGGTGTGGCTCTGGCCACCGTCCTCTTTTCCCCGACTCAAGAACCCGCGAAAATCCCTTTGAGTGAAGTAGCGTCCATGTCACGGAGCAATCAGATTGAGAGGATTGTGGTGGAGGATGAATGGTTGACTATTACCACTACCGATGGCACCGAACTGAAAAGCTTTAAGGGTGATACCAGCCTGTTTGAAATTACCGGGCTTAATCTTGAAGGGGTAGAGTTCGTTATCGAACCCGGCGGTATTGACTGGGGGAGTATGCTGCTTGGTTTCCTGCCGCTGCTCTTGTTCGGTGGCTTGCTCTTTTTCATATTCTTCCGTGCCCGTGGAGCTAATAACCAGGCTCTCAATTTTGGCCGCAGCCGGGCCAGGCTCTTCTCCCAGGACAAACCGACGGTAACCTTCGATGACGTTGCCGGAGTGGATGAAGCCAAACAGGAACTGTACGAAGTAGTGGAGTTTCTCAAGTCACGGGAGAAATTCCAGAGTCTGGGAGCACGTATCCCCAAGGGAGTATTGCTGGTGGGCCCGCCTGGTACCGGCAAGACGCTGCTGGCCCGCGCGGTAGCCGGTGAAGCCGGGGTGTCTTTCTTCTCCATCAGCGGCAGTGAGTTTGTCGAGATGTTTGTCGGTGTTGGCGCCTCACGGGTACGTGACCTCTTTGATCAGGCTAAGCGTAGTGCTCCCTGTATCGTCTTCGTTGATGAGATTGATGCCGTCGGCCGCCAGCGCGGCGCCGGTCTGGGGGGGAGCCATGATGAACGGGAACAGACCTTGAACCAGATACTGACCGAGATGGACGGTTTTGATACCAATACCAGTGTCATTGTGCTGGCAGCCACCAACCGTCCTGATATACTTGACCCGGCTTTGCTGCGTCCCGGCCGTTTCGACCGGCGGGTAGTCCTCGACCGCCCTGATATTGTCGGGCGGACTGCCATACTTAAGGTACATTCTAAAGGTAAGCCGTTTGATAGCGGCGTCGACCTGGAAATGCTGGCCAAGCAGACCGCCGGTTTCAGCGGCGCTGACCTTGCCAATCTGGTTAATGAAGCGGCTATTCTGGCAGCGAGGCGCGGCGAGAAAAGTATCGGGATGAGAGAACTGGAAGAGTCCATTGACCGCGTAATTGCCGGTCCGGAGAGAAAGAGCAAAAAGATAAGCGCCCGGGAAAAAGAAATTACCGCCTATCATGAGGCGGGACATGCCCTGGTAGCCCGCACCCTGCCCAACGCTGACCCGGTGCGGAAGGTAACCATAATACCCCGTGGCATGGCCGGAGGTTATACCAGGTTTCTTGAGGAAGACCGCAGTATGTATACCCGCTCCCAGCTTAAGGATACCCTGGCTACCCTGATGGGCGGTCATGCCGCCGAAGAGATGATATTTAACGAGCGGACGACAGGGCCGCACAGCGACATTAAACGGGCGACCGATTATGCCCGTAAAATGGTTGTTGATTTCGGCATGAGCGATAAGCTGGGGCCGAGGACTTATGGTGATAAGCAGGAAATGGTCTTCCTCGGCCGTGAGATTGCTGAGCAGAGGGACTACAGTGAAAGGTTTGCCCTGGAAATTGACCGGGAAGTTAACAAGATTATCGACGAAGCTTACCAGACGGCGAAAAGGATTTTAGCCGAAAATAGGACAAAGTTAGTTCAAATAGCCGATAAGCTTATTGCCCAGGAGACATTGGAGGGTAAAGACTTAGACGAGCTCCTGGGGGACGTACAGCCTAAACCTGCCCCCAAAGTTACCCCCAGCCCCACCCCGGTACCGGTAGAGCCGGAAGTTGAGGCTAACCCGGTTTCTAAACCCGCCTCCCGAAAGCCCCGGGCGATACCGGAACTGATGCCCAAACAGACCCCGACGCCGTCCGATTAG
- a CDS encoding ABC transporter permease — MKKWFEPVITAWVGIITHKLRSFLTILGIVIGVAAVISLMSIGKGAQADILARIGSLGSNLITIGPGSSTFGGVRGATGSVRTLTQEDAAAIADQVAGVALVAPTYASNLQVVAGSNNMNSQVTGVPPEYREIQNLEIASGAFFSDYEYQRGARVAVLGSEVKETLFGDTDPVGQQMRMGSNIVRVIGVLESKGGGFNSADSSILVPLTAMQQMVAQPRTSQGERVVSSIVLTISDEKQAESVVQEITNLLRTRHRLGPNVDDDFSIISMQQIAETVSQATGTMTALLGAIAAISLLVGGIGVMNIMLVSVLERTREIGIRKALGAREYDIWLQFLIEAAFLTLAGGIIGVIAGWVVSYMVSRTGLVTPVVSADIVILAVSVSVGIGLFFGFYPAWNASRLDPIEALRAE; from the coding sequence ATGAAGAAGTGGTTTGAGCCTGTGATCACCGCCTGGGTCGGCATCATAACCCATAAACTGCGCAGCTTTCTGACTATTCTTGGTATTGTCATCGGAGTTGCCGCCGTGATTAGCCTGATGTCCATCGGCAAGGGCGCCCAGGCGGATATCCTGGCGCGTATCGGGAGCCTGGGCTCAAACCTGATTACTATCGGCCCCGGTTCGTCTACATTCGGGGGAGTCAGGGGGGCTACCGGCAGTGTCCGTACTCTGACCCAGGAAGATGCGGCCGCAATAGCCGACCAGGTCGCCGGTGTAGCCCTGGTCGCCCCTACCTACGCCAGCAACCTGCAGGTAGTTGCCGGAAGCAATAATATGAATTCCCAGGTTACGGGCGTCCCCCCGGAGTACCGGGAGATACAGAACCTGGAGATTGCCAGCGGCGCCTTCTTCTCTGATTATGAGTACCAGCGCGGCGCCAGGGTAGCTGTGCTCGGCTCTGAGGTGAAAGAGACCCTGTTCGGAGATACTGACCCGGTAGGGCAACAGATGAGAATGGGAAGTAATATTGTCCGCGTCATCGGGGTACTGGAGAGTAAGGGGGGCGGGTTCAACTCGGCGGATAGTTCCATTCTGGTACCATTGACAGCCATGCAGCAGATGGTCGCCCAACCGCGCACCAGTCAGGGCGAGCGTGTAGTATCGTCAATCGTGCTGACAATAAGTGATGAGAAGCAGGCGGAAAGCGTGGTACAGGAAATCACGAACCTCCTCCGCACCCGGCACCGCCTCGGACCTAATGTGGATGATGACTTTAGCATTATCTCCATGCAGCAGATAGCGGAAACTGTCTCGCAGGCTACCGGCACGATGACCGCTCTCCTGGGGGCTATTGCGGCAATTTCATTGCTGGTGGGGGGAATCGGGGTGATGAATATCATGCTGGTATCGGTACTGGAGAGGACCAGAGAGATTGGCATCCGCAAGGCGCTGGGCGCCAGGGAATATGATATCTGGCTGCAATTCCTGATTGAGGCCGCCTTCCTGACCCTGGCGGGAGGTATTATCGGCGTTATTGCCGGGTGGGTGGTCTCTTACATGGTTTCCCGCACGGGACTGGTGACCCCCGTGGTCAGCGCTGATATCGTGATTCTGGCTGTTTCCGTATCAGTCGGCATCGGTCTGTTCTTCGGTTTTTATCCGGCGTGGAATGCTTCTCGGCTCGACCCTATTGAAGCGCTCCGGGCGGAGTGA
- a CDS encoding TIM barrel protein: protein MEKLLFGTGGTPHSARERSTVSGIERIAELGLGCMELEFVQGVRMGEQSARQVSEVAGREGIKLSAHAPYFINLNAREPEKIKASQQRLLQSARIASICGAESVVFHAAFYLGDSPEETYPRVKKYLQEVMAQLREENNRVWLRPEVTGKGSQFGTVTEIINLCNEVEGLAPCIDVAHCHARTGEFNSYPEFEAVLLQIKEGLVLAALDNMHIHFSGIKYGARGEIKHLDLEDSDFQYVELLQALKDQQVKGLVICESPSLESDALRLQETYDGLKKAP, encoded by the coding sequence ATGGAAAAGCTTCTTTTCGGTACCGGCGGCACCCCCCACAGCGCCCGGGAAAGGTCTACCGTATCCGGGATTGAACGGATTGCCGAGCTCGGGCTGGGCTGCATGGAGCTGGAGTTTGTCCAGGGGGTGAGGATGGGAGAACAGTCTGCCCGCCAGGTATCCGAGGTAGCGGGACGGGAAGGGATAAAGCTGTCGGCGCACGCTCCTTACTTCATCAACCTGAACGCCCGCGAGCCGGAGAAGATAAAAGCCAGCCAGCAACGCTTGCTGCAATCGGCCCGGATTGCCTCTATCTGTGGGGCGGAGAGCGTTGTTTTCCACGCCGCTTTTTACCTTGGCGACTCACCCGAGGAAACTTATCCCCGCGTAAAAAAATACCTTCAGGAAGTAATGGCCCAGCTCAGAGAAGAAAATAACAGGGTGTGGCTCAGGCCGGAAGTTACCGGTAAAGGCAGCCAGTTTGGTACGGTAACGGAAATAATCAATCTCTGTAACGAGGTGGAGGGGCTGGCCCCCTGCATCGACGTTGCCCACTGCCATGCCCGGACGGGGGAGTTCAATTCTTACCCGGAATTTGAGGCGGTTCTGTTACAGATTAAAGAGGGGTTAGTCCTGGCTGCCCTGGACAATATGCACATTCATTTTTCCGGTATCAAGTACGGAGCCAGGGGAGAAATAAAACATCTGGACCTGGAAGACTCGGACTTTCAGTACGTTGAACTCCTTCAGGCATTGAAGGACCAGCAGGTTAAGGGTCTGGTCATCTGTGAAAGCCCGAGTCTGGAGAGTGATGCACTGCGGCTACAGGAGACCTACGACGGTTTGAAGAAAGCGCCCTGA
- a CDS encoding polyprenyl synthetase family protein, with product MELAEIYAPVQEDLTRVEDRLVAVSQADYPRLSELLDYSLKSNGKRIRPILTLMSGQFYDYNLELLLPMATAVEIMHTATLVHDDAIDNSQTRRGRRTVYSLWGAEKAVLLGDYLFAEAGALTASTGNLRVIKLFARTLKTISSGELSQSFSAFDLEQSRSQYMQRVTQKTASLFCMSTESGAALSQAPEASIQILIEYAHNLGIAFQIVDDILDFIGTEEELGKPTGSDLAQGTITLPSILLLERYPEDNPVKRLFRDHDDRENIKQAIEMVRDSSIIQECYQVASEYSAQACRNLKQLPDNASRQSLLALADYIVRRKR from the coding sequence TTGGAACTAGCCGAAATTTACGCGCCGGTCCAGGAAGACCTGACCAGGGTTGAAGATAGGCTCGTTGCCGTCAGCCAGGCTGATTACCCCCGTCTCTCCGAACTATTAGATTACAGCCTGAAGAGCAATGGCAAGAGGATACGGCCGATACTAACCCTGATGTCAGGCCAGTTCTATGACTACAACCTCGAGCTTCTGCTGCCGATGGCGACAGCGGTTGAAATTATGCACACGGCTACCCTGGTACATGATGACGCTATCGATAACTCGCAAACGCGGCGGGGGCGCCGGACAGTCTACAGCCTGTGGGGTGCGGAAAAAGCGGTACTCCTCGGGGATTACCTCTTCGCCGAGGCGGGAGCGCTTACCGCCAGCACCGGGAACCTGCGTGTCATCAAGCTCTTCGCCAGGACACTCAAGACTATCTCCAGTGGAGAGCTGAGCCAGTCCTTCAGCGCCTTCGATCTCGAACAAAGCCGTTCCCAGTATATGCAAAGGGTCACCCAGAAGACGGCTTCCCTCTTTTGCATGTCAACCGAATCGGGGGCTGCTTTGAGCCAGGCCCCGGAAGCGTCAATCCAGATACTGATCGAGTACGCTCACAACCTGGGTATCGCTTTCCAGATTGTGGATGATATCCTGGATTTTATCGGCACTGAAGAGGAACTGGGCAAACCAACCGGCTCTGATTTAGCCCAGGGTACCATCACCCTGCCCTCAATACTGCTTCTGGAACGCTACCCCGAGGACAATCCGGTAAAGAGACTGTTCCGCGATCATGATGACCGGGAAAACATAAAACAGGCGATAGAAATGGTACGTGACTCGTCAATCATCCAGGAATGTTACCAGGTTGCCTCAGAATACAGTGCTCAAGCCTGCCGCAACCTCAAGCAGCTACCTGATAACGCCAGCCGTCAATCACTGCTGGCACTGGCCGATTATATTGTCAGGCGGAAGAGATAG
- a CDS encoding ABC transporter ATP-binding protein translates to MIRLEDVTKVYPMGKRDLKVLRGVSLNIEKGEMVAIMGPSGSGKSTMLNLLGCLDKPTSGSYYLEGKEVSRLGNRELAAIRSRKIGFVFQSFNLLPRLSALANVELGMRYAGGVDRKRSVEALARVGLSDRANHRPTELSGGEMQRVAIARALVKNPPLVLADEPTGNLDSRSGEEVMSILTSLHDEQGITLVMITHEASIASHCQRVIRIMDGQIVGEEKV, encoded by the coding sequence ATGATTCGTCTGGAAGATGTCACCAAGGTCTATCCCATGGGGAAGAGAGATCTAAAGGTGCTCAGAGGAGTAAGCCTTAACATCGAAAAGGGGGAAATGGTGGCGATTATGGGGCCCTCCGGTTCCGGTAAATCAACCATGCTCAATCTACTGGGTTGTCTGGATAAACCGACCTCCGGTAGTTACTATCTGGAAGGCAAGGAAGTAAGCCGTCTCGGTAACCGGGAACTGGCCGCCATCAGGAGCCGGAAGATAGGTTTTGTCTTTCAGAGCTTTAACCTGCTGCCCCGGCTCTCGGCGCTGGCCAATGTCGAGCTTGGTATGAGATATGCCGGTGGCGTTGACCGCAAGAGATCTGTCGAGGCGCTGGCCAGAGTCGGCCTGTCTGACCGGGCGAATCACCGCCCCACCGAGCTTTCCGGCGGTGAGATGCAGAGGGTCGCAATTGCCCGGGCCCTGGTCAAGAACCCGCCGCTGGTGCTGGCTGATGAGCCTACCGGGAATCTGGACAGCCGTTCCGGTGAGGAGGTAATGTCTATTCTGACGTCTCTACATGATGAGCAGGGGATTACCCTGGTGATGATAACCCATGAGGCCAGCATTGCCAGCCATTGCCAGCGTGTTATCCGTATCATGGATGGTCAGATAGTGGGGGAGGAGAAGGTATGA